Proteins encoded in a region of the Zea mays cultivar B73 chromosome 2, Zm-B73-REFERENCE-NAM-5.0, whole genome shotgun sequence genome:
- the LOC103647964 gene encoding protein NETWORKED 2A, whose translation MLQRAASNAYSWWWASHIRTTQSKWLDANLQDMENRVKIMLKLLGQEADSFGKRAEMYYHTRPEVISHVEQVYRAYRALVERYDHISKELHKANHTIATACPEEVQYAMLEEEDHDFPKAITPIKTHKSLVQEILNAKRQGPSGSGWNKPPSHPRMSAEEAQEEIGRLQKSILVLQTEKEYVKSSYESGIARYREIEKQIADTQNEICLIQDRFDAHAAIGDDEARALMTITALRSCQGTIAELVRHFEELIKLAAVELEKTKSLRAQLYAMMDGDTDTCSREASSTDTSVVARSYPVTKAILELQPIYEKLDKFFSSGSESSAEEIAENVDELVDKVINLELKFPKQTAQINQLIQENENLKNKLDELQDEMALRDDQSELNEQIKQLEDEFSTVRVLERSILEEEASVSTGFSEVFSCIINISKALGSFGPEDLHNLSAAVEDGAMVPRDVFLEQSAEESKGGDFRDIEAPTLRHSLGQDREDVSEVVSDNGNDGIHGSRNANEEIIPGSCLMQQVRYKLRLHFDDHIDPLFSSENENIVHDSGEGNVDSSSGKVFQSSSETENGSRNFPNGEIMRGEYPLGIVGQTHLLHSGSMDHLDRKYDSNEASQSLMEVAEGNIDDGNSFSSSSVIQEEGLGDSKSQNTSGQISPIASSDLYRLKEYDSVEESSFPKATCFSGADKKSLHMGHADEAKSVEESPHQVDQLNGPQNIESSNECNQVGLLKEDDCISLVHVDNVHDMKNIYSSEVRDETSICAPAGDYEQVPTNSERKTSHGRELASEATTSNNHGGRSQGVKSGLMGEDFVPSWQEFLPDGLEGKEAILLADCTSVLRNYKETKRRLSELERRNQEHLEETKAVIRELRNANSMKYVEIRSLRDLLDSSEVPPSKAGGNSNGFLSLRSFREIDRSIATLGRDISAVEENSSSNIETPNNTSLHKMTRFRNDIDALVEENLQFLVRYSMACYRMQEFDRRYQEAQDEMEDNKSREPDTPAEPGPAEKKLRELRTELDVWFEQSALLDQEVQLKSASLCRMQEEIAEALRGSLEMDRARFTPYEAAKFQGEVLNMQQSTSKIEGEMQAASEHMRGLQAKVSHALEGLRESFEISSQRLSRPETERSHEKQFKHFPSRTRVPLRNFLFGTKRKKKSIFACINPTFQKQFSDL comes from the exons ATGCTGCAGCGGGCGGCGAGCAACGCCTACTCGTGGTGGTGGGCGAGCCACATCCGGACCACCCAGTCCAAATGGCTCGACGCAAACCTCCAGG ATATGGAGAATCGAGTCAAGATCATGCTCAAACTCCTCGGACAGGAAGCCGATTCCTTTGGCAAGAGGGCCGAGATGTACTACCACACCAGGCCAGAGGTGATAAGCCATGTGGAGCAAGTCTACAGGGCTTACAGAGCTCTCGTCGAACGCTATGACCACATATCCAAGGAGCTCCATAAGGCCAACCACACCATCGCTACTGCTTGTCCAGAAGAGGTGCAGTATGCAATGTTAGAAGAGGAGGACCATGATTTCCCCAAAGCAATCACACCAATCAAGACACACAAGTCCTTGGTCCAAGAGATTCTCAACGCAAAGAGACAAGGTCCGTCAGGGTCAGGATGGAACAAGCCACCCTCCCATCCACGCATGAGCGCCGAGGAGGCACAAGAAGAGATCGGCAGACTTCAGAAATCTATACTTGTTCTGCAAACCGAGAAAGAGTATGTTAAGAGTTCCTATGAGAGTGGTATTGCTCGGTACCGGGAGATCGAGAAGCAGATTGCAGATACACAGAATGAAATCTGCCTTATTCAGGATAGATTTGATGCACATGCAGCCATCGGCGATGATGAAGCCCGTGCCTTGATGACAATAACAGCTCTTAGATCCTGTCAGGGAACCATAGCTGAGCTTGTACGTCATTTTGAGGAGTTGATCAAGCTTGCAGCTGTGGAGTTGGAAAAAACAAAGTCTCTACGAGCACAGCTGTATGCTATGATGGATGGCGACACTGACACATGTTCAAGAGAGGCAAGCAGCACAGACACGTCGGTGGTGGCAAGATCTTACCCAGTTACCAAGGCAATACTTGAGTTGCAGCCCATATATGAGAAACTTGACAAGTTTTTTTCCAGTGGGTCTGAATCCTCTGCGGAGGAGATCGCAGAGAATGTTGATGAACTTGTTGATAAAGTCATCAACTTGGAGCTCAAGTTCCCAAAACAGACAGCACAGATCAATCAACTCATACAAGAGAATGAAAACCTAAAGAATAAATTGGATGAGTTACAAGACGAGATGGCACTTCGTGATGACCAAAGTGAATTAAATGAACAGATCAAGCAATTAGAGGATGAGTTTAGCACAGTCCGAGTTCTTGAAAGATCAATTCTTGAGGAAGAAGCCTCTGTCAGCACAGGCTTTTCTGAAGTTTTTAGCTGCATAATTAATATCTCAAAGGCACTTGGATCTTTTGGCCCTGAAGACCTGCATAATTTGTCAGCTGCGGTAGAGGATGGTGCAATGGTTCCAAGAGACGTGTTCCTGGAGCAGTCTGCAGAAGAGAGCAAGGGTGGGGACTTCAGAGACATAGAGGCACCAACTCTAAGGCATAGTTTGGGCCAAGATAGAGAAGATGTCTCGGAAGTGGTTAGTGATAATGGTAATGATGGCATCCATGGCTCAAGGAATGCTAATGAGGAAATAATCCCTGGGAGTTGCTTAATGCAACAAGTTAGGTACAAATTGCGTCTACATTTTGATGACCATATTGATCCGCTTTTCAGTTCAGAAAATGAAAACATAGTTCACGATTCAGGTGAGGGCAATGTTGATAGCTCATCAGGAAAAGTATTTCAGAGTTCATCAGAAACTGAGAACGGAAGTAGAAACTTCCCTAATGGTGAAATTATGAGAGGTGAATATCCATTGGGAATAGTCGGACAGACTCATCTCCTCCACTCAGGTAGTATGGATCATTTAGACAGGAAATATGACTCTAATGAAGCTTCTCAGTCATTAATGGAAGTCGCTGAGGGAAATATTGATGATGGAAATTCTTTTTCCAGCAGTAGTGTAATCCAGGAGGAAGGACTTGGAGATAGTAAATCACAAAATACCAGTGGGCAGATTAGTCCAATTGCTTCCTCAGACTTGTACAGGTTAAAGGAATACGATTCCGTAGAAGAATCCTCATTTCCAAAAGCTACTTGTTTCAGTGGTGCTGATAAGAAGAGCCTGCACATGGGGCATGCAGATGAAGCAAAATCTGTTGAAGAATCGCCACACCAAGTTGATCAACTAAATGGGCCACAAAATATTGAAAGTTCGAACGAATGCAACCAAGTTGGATTGCTTAAAGAGGATGATTGCATTTCATTAGTTCATGTTGATAATGTCCATGATATGAAGAACATATATTCCTCAGAAGTGAGGGATGAAACTTCTATCTGTGCGCCAGCTGGAGATTATGAGCAAGTTCCGACGAATTCAGAGAGGAAGACTTCACATGGCAGAGAGCTTGCAAGCGAAGCAACTACCTCGAACAACCATGGAGGAAGGAGTCAGGGTGTAAAGTCTGGTTTGATGGGGGAGGACTTTGTACCTAGCTGGCAAGAATTTCTTCCTGATGGGCTTGAAGGTAAAGAAGCAATACTACTAGCTGATTGTACTTCAGTTCTGCGGAACTACAAAGAAACAAAGAGGAGGCTTAGCGAACTGGAAAGGAGAAACCAGGAGCATCTTGAAGAGACAAAGGCAGTTATACGGGAGTTAAGGAATGCAAATTCCATGAAGTATGTTGAGATACGGTCACTAAGGGATCTCCTGGATTCCTCAGAGGTGCCTCCAAGTAAAGCAGGTGGTAACTCAAACGGATTCTTAAGTTTGAGATCTTTTAGAGAAATTGACAGATCAATTGCCACTTTGGGTAGAGATATTTCTGCCGTGGAGGAAAACAGTTCTAGTAACATCGAGACACCTAACAACACGTCACTTCATAAAATGACGAGGTTCAGAAACGACATTGACGCTTTGGTGGAGGAAAATTTGCAGTTCCTGGTAAGGTATAGCATGGCTTGCTATCGCATGCAGGAGTTTGACAGAAGGTACCAGGAGGCACAGGACGAAATGGAAGATAATAAGTCTAGAGAACCAGATACTCCAGCAGAGCCCGGACCTGCTGAGAAGAAGTTGAGAGAGCTCCGAACTGAACTGGATGTATGGTTTGAGCAGAGCGCGCTTCTCGATCAAGAAGTGCAGCTTAAATCTGCGTCTCTTTGCAGAATGCAAGAGGAGATAGCGGAAGCCCTGCGTGGTAGCCTGGAGATGGACAGAGCCAGGTTTACACCATATGAAGCTGCCAAGTTTCAAGGCGAGGTCCTAAACATGCAGCAATCTACCAGCAAGATTGAGGGCGAGATGCAGGCAGCATCAGAACACATGAGGGGGCTTCAAGCCAAAGTTAGCCATGCTCTGGAGGGGCTACGTGAGAGTTTTGAGATTTCATCCCAACGCTTGTCGCGGCCAGAGACCGAAAGAAGCCACGAGAAACAATTCAAGCATTTTCCAAGTCGGACAAGGGTACCGTTGCGAAACTTCCTGTTTGGAACAAAGCGAAAGAAAAAATCAATATTTGCGTGCATCAATCCCACATTCCAGAAACAATTCAGCGATCTGTGA